One genomic region from Marinomonas maritima encodes:
- a CDS encoding MFS transporter: MTKLSYFRLHCTIGWCNFVLTSTSIYLYLGLPLIMREQGWSGTEIGLFQMSGLPVVLKFLFASPIDRFRFKYSNYVKWSFVLGCVFLLCLFVLSSLKVETMTFKTLFIIALFTSFVVSWLDVPVNALAIERLPELERSKTGVIRSSVTAFSAVIGGGLMLLVYASLGWSWPFYLFVFMALLAGILLVTVGHVFPPIKDEKANERSGKTLSFFTMWKGYFQRPNMGMWNVLLMVYFPFIGTAWLYLKPVMLDMGIGLENVAWIASLCGVLAALASFTYSLFMYQFSPYRVLFLFSILNVLALFGMYIVVSMAWSDWRLIVAVMGVSIVLGLSSGVLFGLIMNYSRTAFSASDYGLQSSLFSFTRILVPISAGIILDKTGYSGMYLWLILGAVVVCILSFYWMRLNAPTLKGETL; this comes from the coding sequence ATGACGAAATTGTCGTATTTTCGCCTACATTGCACGATTGGGTGGTGCAATTTTGTACTCACTTCTACATCGATTTATCTGTATCTCGGTTTGCCTCTCATCATGCGAGAGCAAGGTTGGAGTGGTACGGAAATTGGATTATTTCAAATGTCGGGTTTACCTGTGGTATTGAAATTTTTATTCGCGTCACCTATAGATCGTTTTCGTTTTAAGTATTCCAATTATGTTAAGTGGAGTTTTGTATTGGGCTGTGTTTTTTTATTGTGCTTGTTTGTTTTATCTTCATTAAAGGTAGAAACCATGACTTTCAAAACATTGTTTATTATCGCTTTATTTACGTCTTTTGTGGTTTCTTGGTTGGACGTTCCAGTGAATGCATTAGCTATTGAACGTTTACCTGAACTTGAGCGATCCAAAACTGGAGTGATTCGTTCTTCTGTGACAGCGTTTTCTGCTGTGATTGGTGGTGGTTTGATGTTGTTAGTGTATGCGAGCCTTGGTTGGTCTTGGCCTTTCTATCTATTCGTTTTTATGGCGCTATTAGCAGGTATATTATTAGTTACCGTCGGACATGTTTTTCCACCTATTAAGGATGAGAAAGCGAATGAGCGGTCTGGAAAAACACTGTCATTTTTCACCATGTGGAAAGGCTATTTTCAGAGACCTAATATGGGTATGTGGAATGTTCTTTTAATGGTGTATTTTCCTTTTATTGGCACTGCTTGGTTGTACCTGAAACCTGTTATGTTAGATATGGGAATAGGGTTGGAAAATGTCGCGTGGATTGCCAGTTTATGCGGAGTTTTAGCAGCCTTGGCGAGCTTTACTTACAGCCTTTTTATGTATCAATTTTCACCTTATCGGGTGCTGTTTTTATTTTCAATTTTGAATGTCTTAGCGTTATTTGGAATGTATATCGTCGTTTCTATGGCGTGGTCTGATTGGCGTTTGATCGTTGCAGTAATGGGGGTCTCGATTGTACTTGGGTTATCTTCCGGTGTTTTGTTTGGTTTAATTATGAACTACAGCCGTACGGCGTTTTCAGCCAGCGATTATGGTTTGCAATCCAGTTTGTTTTCTTTTACACGCATACTAGTGCCTATTTCGGCCGGTATAATTCTCGATAAAACAGGCTACTCAGGTATGTATTTATGGTTAATATTGGGGGCTGTTGTTGTTTGTATTTTGTCGTTTTATTGGATGAGATTGAATGCGCCTACTTTAAAAGGTGAGACACTATAG
- a CDS encoding class I SAM-dependent methyltransferase, whose translation MTLLQHHELQPFWDLAGAQVKIKALEIALSKSLFDLLLSPSTVEGVAYHESFVSSLNAKNTEIWLDLLWSMGCLEKTVEEKAQYSTSEMAKRYLVKSSLLDCSQAITFRFQTLKGFADQFEQILDWSDQDRGVDPSSNMAPLWANAAKAQIFQEQRSVMVPALNKIIDLVISITDGLLCAESDLEKMHFLDLGGGPGLASLALAKRFPDATGVVFDFPETVEVAGDNILAAGVQSRVSVQSGDLNITQPEGVFDLIWCSSVLHFLDNADATIARIARLLKTNGILLILHAEQTFEKNHCARVLPFYLPMVMKGNYLPRQGEIPEMLNRHGINLIMTEEIVCFPMAPVWLHFGRKLA comes from the coding sequence ATGACTTTATTACAACATCATGAATTACAGCCATTTTGGGACCTTGCTGGTGCACAGGTAAAAATTAAAGCGCTCGAAATTGCACTTTCAAAATCATTATTCGACTTATTGCTATCCCCTTCTACAGTGGAAGGGGTTGCATATCATGAATCTTTTGTTTCGTCTTTGAATGCAAAAAACACTGAAATTTGGTTGGATTTGTTATGGAGCATGGGGTGCTTAGAAAAAACGGTCGAAGAAAAGGCTCAATATTCGACGAGTGAAATGGCAAAACGTTATCTTGTTAAATCGTCATTACTGGACTGTTCTCAGGCTATTACTTTTCGCTTTCAAACATTAAAGGGTTTTGCTGATCAGTTTGAACAGATACTTGATTGGTCAGATCAAGATAGAGGGGTTGACCCTTCTTCTAATATGGCACCTTTGTGGGCAAATGCAGCCAAAGCTCAAATTTTTCAAGAGCAGCGAAGTGTAATGGTTCCTGCGCTCAATAAAATTATAGATCTAGTAATTTCCATAACGGATGGTTTGTTGTGTGCTGAAAGTGATCTTGAAAAAATGCATTTTTTAGACTTAGGAGGTGGTCCGGGCTTGGCAAGCTTGGCATTAGCGAAACGTTTTCCTGATGCGACGGGAGTGGTGTTTGATTTTCCTGAAACAGTCGAAGTGGCTGGTGATAATATTCTTGCGGCAGGAGTTCAAAGCCGCGTGTCAGTTCAGTCTGGCGATTTAAATATTACACAACCAGAAGGTGTATTCGATTTAATTTGGTGTTCCTCTGTTTTGCATTTTTTAGACAATGCAGATGCCACGATAGCGCGTATAGCAAGACTATTAAAGACGAACGGAATCTTATTGATCCTTCATGCTGAACAGACTTTTGAAAAGAACCATTGTGCACGTGTGCTGCCGTTTTACCTTCCTATGGTTATGAAAGGAAACTACCTTCCAAGGCAAGGAGAAATACCGGAAATGCTTAACCGTCATGGCATCAATTTGATAATGACAGAGGAGATTGTTTGTTTTCCAATGGCGCCTGTTTGGTTGCATTTTGGGAGAAAATTAGCATGA
- a CDS encoding FecCD family ABC transporter permease, whose translation MKSVKKVSLIAHVPLRFLLPTLAILLILLMGVAIGVGSVSISQSTVWGVIAHKLSLTNGLPNWSMGRENIIWAVRLPRVILAAIVGAALAIVGAALQSVTRNPLADPHLLGISSGAALGAIIALLHTGMVLGVVTVPVFAFLGALLAMFLVLAVANFSMAHNAGRLILAGVAVAFILTALGNLFIFMGDHRASHTVIFWMLGGLGLAQWGQLWFPFFTLLFGASYLIHKARYLNAMTLGDETASTLGVPVRRFRLIVIVVCALLTGAAVAFSGVIGFVGLMVPHIVRLLVGGDYRKVLPLSALLGALFLVAADIIARIIMPPEDMPIGILTGLAGGIAFVFLMRQRRNVSL comes from the coding sequence ATGAAATCAGTCAAAAAAGTCTCTCTGATCGCCCATGTGCCTTTACGGTTTTTATTACCGACTTTAGCGATCTTACTAATTCTGTTAATGGGCGTTGCGATTGGGGTTGGGTCTGTTTCTATTAGTCAGTCAACGGTCTGGGGGGTAATCGCACATAAGTTGTCATTGACCAATGGGTTGCCGAACTGGTCGATGGGTCGTGAAAACATCATTTGGGCCGTTCGCCTACCCAGAGTCATTCTTGCAGCGATTGTTGGCGCTGCACTGGCGATAGTCGGTGCTGCACTGCAATCAGTCACTCGCAATCCATTAGCCGACCCACATTTATTGGGCATTTCCTCTGGTGCCGCATTAGGGGCCATTATTGCCTTATTGCATACCGGCATGGTGCTGGGTGTGGTGACCGTACCTGTGTTTGCTTTTCTCGGAGCGCTGTTGGCGATGTTTTTGGTATTGGCGGTGGCAAATTTCTCCATGGCACACAATGCCGGACGTTTAATATTGGCCGGTGTCGCGGTGGCGTTTATTCTGACGGCGTTAGGCAATTTGTTTATTTTTATGGGCGATCATCGCGCATCGCACACGGTTATTTTCTGGATGCTCGGCGGATTAGGGCTCGCACAATGGGGACAGCTTTGGTTTCCTTTTTTCACCTTGTTATTCGGCGCGAGTTATCTGATCCACAAAGCCCGTTATTTAAACGCCATGACATTAGGCGATGAAACGGCCAGCACGTTAGGTGTGCCGGTACGGCGCTTTCGTCTCATCGTAATTGTGGTATGTGCATTGCTCACGGGGGCGGCGGTGGCGTTTTCGGGGGTAATTGGTTTTGTCGGTTTAATGGTGCCGCACATTGTGCGCTTGCTAGTGGGTGGCGATTACCGAAAAGTCTTACCCTTGTCCGCGTTACTTGGCGCGTTATTTTTGGTCGCAGCCGATATTATCGCTCGAATCATCATGCCACCGGAAGACATGCCAATTGGTATTTTAACGGGACTGGCTGGCGGCATCGCTTTCGTCTTTCTGATGAGACAACGCCGTAATGTCTCGTTGTGA
- a CDS encoding DUF7482 domain-containing protein, producing the protein MLRRCLLGLATVFFLAACSSHSIQNPQVKGSTVSLPLLHGWHDDQEILYITTDVSDQALAKAKQANYAPRLRDAVPNYPKPPQVKTVLERVYAFPNKEQAWSVFASVPQPLGHLSKDTHYSPLWLMYVVVWKDPSKAQELTSEEAIFVAEDQGLVTIERTDIVLNCPVIPFALGA; encoded by the coding sequence ATGTTACGTCGATGTTTATTAGGGTTAGCAACCGTCTTTTTTTTGGCCGCTTGTAGTAGCCACTCTATACAAAATCCGCAGGTTAAAGGCAGCACAGTGAGTTTGCCTTTGTTACATGGTTGGCATGATGATCAAGAAATTTTATACATTACCACGGACGTGTCTGATCAAGCTCTGGCAAAAGCAAAACAAGCCAATTATGCGCCTCGCTTACGTGACGCCGTACCGAACTACCCAAAGCCTCCGCAAGTCAAAACGGTGTTAGAGCGGGTGTACGCTTTTCCGAATAAAGAGCAAGCATGGAGTGTGTTTGCTTCCGTGCCTCAACCATTGGGGCATTTGAGTAAAGACACGCATTACTCGCCACTTTGGCTGATGTATGTCGTGGTTTGGAAAGATCCGAGTAAAGCACAAGAGCTGACCTCCGAAGAAGCCATATTTGTTGCAGAAGATCAGGGTTTGGTCACCATCGAACGAACCGATATTGTGCTCAATTGCCCTGTTATTCCTTTTGCGTTGGGTGCTTAG
- a CDS encoding helix-turn-helix domain-containing protein — MAYRVNKNVLFSDDSINEGWQRSSISKKIGECYVDRFILEPGLSIAYSSYTPNCDLVEESIIERGASTFSLTYGLEGRSCYRSKNNASEELVFSSNHTALATFGNSAGERIYKADQKVNQLRILIDGSAFGRYNIPFNFDAEKIPTPQQHWHARTSNHTQHYIKRLMQLAMSNHTERPLEKNILVFTLLSEQLSLLERKSNEQPHSQTVSDQGEHKVMLAKQFMIQNMSQPLTLTYIGQQVGLSESKLKSGFRTIYQTSPYKMLLEIRMNKAWELLESGYQVAQTAYAVGYEYPSNFSAAFSRFYGRMPKSLFSLQY, encoded by the coding sequence ATGGCGTATCGAGTCAACAAAAACGTTTTATTTTCTGATGACAGTATTAATGAAGGTTGGCAGAGATCATCTATTTCAAAAAAAATAGGTGAATGCTATGTCGATCGTTTCATCCTTGAACCTGGCTTATCCATTGCTTACTCAAGCTACACACCAAACTGTGATTTAGTCGAAGAAAGCATTATCGAAAGAGGCGCTTCTACATTCAGCTTAACCTATGGATTAGAGGGTCGCTCTTGTTACCGATCAAAAAACAATGCCAGTGAAGAACTGGTATTTTCTTCTAATCACACCGCCTTGGCGACTTTCGGAAACAGTGCCGGAGAACGAATTTATAAAGCGGATCAAAAAGTTAACCAGTTACGTATTTTAATCGATGGAAGTGCTTTTGGGCGCTACAACATTCCTTTTAATTTTGATGCCGAAAAAATACCTACGCCACAACAACATTGGCATGCTAGAACTTCTAACCACACTCAACATTATATAAAACGCCTAATGCAGTTAGCGATGAGTAATCATACAGAACGCCCGTTAGAGAAGAATATTTTAGTGTTCACTTTACTCAGTGAACAACTGTCCTTATTAGAAAGAAAATCAAACGAGCAGCCACACAGCCAAACTGTCAGTGATCAAGGCGAACACAAAGTTATGCTAGCAAAACAATTTATGATTCAAAATATGAGTCAACCACTAACACTGACATACATTGGGCAGCAGGTAGGATTAAGTGAAAGTAAACTCAAATCGGGGTTCAGAACCATCTACCAAACCAGCCCTTATAAAATGTTGCTAGAAATTCGTATGAACAAGGCATGGGAGCTACTTGAGTCGGGTTATCAGGTTGCCCAAACAGCCTACGCTGTCGGTTATGAATACCCCTCAAATTTTAGCGCTGCATTCAGCCGATTTTATGGACGAATGCCTAAATCTTTATTTTCACTACAATATTAA
- a CDS encoding TonB-dependent receptor, with amino-acid sequence MKRRLLFLTTLIASALTLTIPSVFAEESTADEVTLLPELTVTANKKEQILSIVPVHASVYDAEQLQDEGVDGLSKLEGKFAGLSFQPFGQSGVNSPVLRGLTANFNALSSSTLLIVDGVPTLTAQGFESTFVDVDRIEILRGPQSTVYGRNAEVGVISIFSKDLDGEDKTRLGLGVGSRNKKIVQAATSQTLIEDTLYASLSGEFVEQDGFIDNITTGEKADDKEHQNFSAGLRWLAPENTDFELRYRRQGYDDGAMLWNSARASERATVASGTDSYNASVGQTISVNATHNTLSGLLFNSVTAYNDFKDDVQQDTDFSAAEALYIGRDHRLRTLSQEFRLEGNIGDSEWLVGAYLEGQDHDLTTTSKNYFGLAALKAEQTSRSYALFTNWSVPLRSDIRFITGIRASHDEVKIAPTNSDAKSEMWTALTPQLTLQYSINIDHMMYATYAEGMRAGGFNTVSAAANYSSYDPEKNQSVELGWKGKLLNKQLNYSLAVYHMDMKKMQVMAMPGVGVIYLTNAAKATSEGVEASVAYNFNENWSMETSVAWNKTRFDEFVDGSNDYSGNQNLFAPEMNGHLTFRYDGVNGFSAAASFVASRSVYLDAANTYEQKGYEVVNLSTNYAITEKTKISAYVNNVNNREYDAVGYQNGYVTVYSPPREYGVKFTLDL; translated from the coding sequence ATGAAACGACGATTATTATTTCTCACCACGCTTATCGCCAGTGCTCTTACCCTAACGATTCCCTCAGTTTTTGCCGAAGAGAGTACCGCAGACGAGGTAACTTTATTACCAGAGTTGACTGTTACAGCAAATAAGAAAGAACAGATTTTGTCTATCGTGCCAGTGCACGCGAGTGTGTACGATGCAGAACAATTACAAGACGAAGGGGTTGATGGTCTAAGCAAATTAGAAGGTAAGTTTGCAGGTTTGAGTTTTCAGCCTTTTGGACAATCTGGTGTTAATTCTCCGGTATTAAGGGGGCTAACGGCTAACTTCAATGCCCTTTCTAGCTCAACATTATTGATTGTCGATGGTGTTCCTACGTTAACAGCGCAAGGTTTTGAAAGTACATTTGTTGATGTGGATAGAATAGAAATATTACGAGGACCTCAATCAACCGTGTATGGCCGTAATGCTGAAGTAGGTGTGATTTCGATTTTCAGTAAAGACTTAGATGGCGAAGACAAAACCCGCCTAGGTCTAGGCGTTGGCAGTCGTAATAAAAAAATTGTGCAAGCCGCTACCAGCCAGACATTAATAGAAGACACCTTATATGCGAGTTTATCGGGTGAGTTTGTTGAACAAGATGGCTTTATAGACAATATAACAACAGGCGAAAAGGCAGATGATAAAGAGCATCAAAATTTTAGCGCTGGTCTGCGTTGGCTAGCGCCAGAAAACACAGACTTTGAATTGCGCTATCGTCGTCAAGGCTATGATGACGGCGCTATGTTATGGAATAGTGCTCGCGCTTCTGAACGCGCAACCGTTGCCTCGGGTACCGATAGCTACAATGCTTCCGTAGGTCAAACCATTTCGGTTAATGCGACCCATAATACTTTATCAGGCTTGTTGTTCAATTCAGTCACGGCGTATAACGATTTTAAAGATGACGTTCAACAAGATACAGACTTTAGTGCTGCTGAGGCTTTGTATATTGGCCGAGACCATCGCTTACGAACTTTGTCACAGGAGTTTCGTTTAGAAGGCAATATAGGTGACTCCGAATGGTTAGTTGGAGCGTATCTTGAAGGTCAAGATCATGACCTAACCACTACATCAAAAAATTATTTCGGATTGGCGGCACTAAAGGCTGAACAGACAAGCCGTTCATATGCTCTATTTACAAACTGGAGCGTCCCATTACGCTCTGATATTCGATTCATTACAGGGATACGTGCATCGCATGATGAAGTGAAGATTGCGCCAACAAACTCGGATGCAAAGTCAGAAATGTGGACTGCTTTAACGCCTCAATTAACACTCCAATACTCGATCAATATCGACCACATGATGTACGCAACCTATGCGGAAGGCATGCGAGCAGGCGGATTTAATACTGTTTCAGCAGCAGCAAATTACTCGTCTTATGATCCTGAAAAAAACCAAAGTGTTGAGTTGGGATGGAAAGGCAAGCTGTTAAATAAGCAATTGAACTATAGCCTTGCAGTTTACCATATGGACATGAAAAAGATGCAAGTCATGGCAATGCCAGGTGTTGGCGTTATTTATTTAACCAATGCTGCCAAAGCTACTTCAGAGGGGGTTGAAGCCTCTGTTGCTTATAACTTCAATGAAAATTGGAGCATGGAAACAAGCGTAGCATGGAACAAAACACGTTTTGATGAATTTGTGGATGGCAGTAATGACTATTCAGGCAATCAAAATTTATTCGCGCCAGAGATGAATGGGCATTTAACATTTCGCTATGACGGAGTAAATGGTTTTTCAGCAGCGGCGAGTTTTGTTGCTAGTCGCTCTGTGTATCTCGATGCTGCTAATACGTATGAACAAAAAGGCTACGAAGTTGTTAACTTATCAACCAACTACGCAATAACAGAGAAAACAAAAATATCCGCTTACGTGAATAATGTGAATAACCGTGAATATGATGCAGTAGGTTATCAAAATGGTTATGTCACGGTTTACAGCCCACCAAGAGAATACGGTGTGAAATTCACCTTGGACCTTTAA
- a CDS encoding LysR family transcriptional regulator, whose amino-acid sequence MIDKLEINHLRTLDALYQLGNISAAAEHLSVSQQAISLQLKRIRDILGDSLFVRTGHGMIPTPYAKEIYPHIQRVLIHLNNIPLPDAIEPAEIERTLVICATDYTQEVIVSDLIKALRLYAPKVKVIVTNIESANLTKKIHQGSIDVVFTTSAYVPEGLIATPLFTEKYLCVSANKAIQYDKFLPLKNLVEHDFVIVSPGTGSLSGSADAWFEMQGCPRRIALSAPSFAIAKHYLKHSDMVGFLPTRLLPCEGLFEIPLEKYPPGYQVVAAYHPSTKHDPLVNWLLDTVTTRFS is encoded by the coding sequence ATGATAGATAAGCTTGAAATTAACCATCTCAGAACATTGGATGCGTTATATCAACTCGGCAATATATCAGCCGCGGCCGAACACCTTAGTGTGTCTCAGCAGGCAATTAGCCTTCAGCTTAAAAGAATAAGGGACATTCTTGGAGACTCTCTCTTTGTCAGAACCGGCCACGGCATGATTCCAACACCTTACGCCAAAGAGATTTATCCTCATATTCAGCGGGTATTAATTCACCTCAATAATATTCCTTTACCAGACGCCATTGAGCCTGCTGAAATAGAAAGAACATTGGTGATTTGCGCCACAGACTACACACAAGAAGTGATCGTCTCAGATCTTATCAAGGCGCTCAGGCTCTACGCGCCAAAAGTTAAAGTCATCGTAACCAATATTGAAAGCGCCAACCTAACCAAAAAAATTCACCAAGGTTCAATAGACGTCGTATTCACCACCAGCGCCTATGTTCCTGAAGGTTTAATCGCCACACCGTTATTCACCGAAAAATACCTCTGCGTATCGGCCAATAAGGCCATTCAATATGACAAATTTTTACCATTAAAAAATTTAGTAGAGCACGACTTTGTCATTGTTTCACCCGGCACAGGAAGCTTGAGCGGTTCAGCGGACGCATGGTTTGAGATGCAAGGTTGTCCACGTCGAATTGCACTATCTGCGCCGTCTTTCGCCATCGCCAAGCACTATTTAAAACACTCAGATATGGTGGGCTTTCTTCCAACCAGACTGTTGCCCTGCGAAGGGTTATTTGAGATTCCATTAGAAAAATATCCACCTGGCTATCAAGTCGTTGCGGCTTATCACCCAAGCACAAAGCATGATCCATTAGTCAACTGGCTGCTCGATACTGTGACAACACGATTTTCTTGA
- a CDS encoding DUF21 domain-containing protein, whose protein sequence is MTTEIITWCAIALCISQSAIFSGLNLAFFSISRLHLDVEAKKGNKAAKIVLKLRNDSNFLLATILWGNVGINVLLTMLSDSVLTGLGAFLFSTIAITVIGEITPQAYFSRNALKMGSLLSPVIRFYQILFYPVAKPTALILDAWLGKEGITYLEESELRNIIRQHITAEEADLNQVEGIGALNFFALDEIHVIQEGEIIDPDSIIALPTKLDLPIIPELTQSSDDPFLRLINKTDYRWIILTNIEGDPLLALDADGFSRAAIYQKENFDPYRFCHRPVVITDESTPLNDAMLKMKLNASTDKNFDGDIEHDVLLIWGDEKRIITGADIFGLLLKGMSSVEK, encoded by the coding sequence ATGACAACAGAAATTATTACTTGGTGTGCCATCGCGCTTTGCATCTCACAGTCTGCTATTTTTTCGGGACTGAATCTTGCGTTTTTTTCCATCAGTAGACTGCATTTAGATGTTGAGGCGAAGAAGGGAAATAAAGCAGCCAAAATAGTATTAAAACTAAGGAACGATTCTAATTTTTTATTGGCCACCATTTTATGGGGTAATGTGGGCATCAATGTCTTATTGACCATGCTATCAGACTCAGTACTGACGGGGTTAGGTGCTTTCTTATTTTCAACTATTGCGATTACGGTTATCGGTGAGATTACACCTCAGGCCTATTTTTCACGTAATGCATTGAAAATGGGCAGCCTTTTATCTCCTGTTATTCGTTTTTATCAAATTCTATTTTATCCTGTTGCAAAACCAACCGCACTAATCCTTGACGCTTGGTTAGGAAAGGAAGGTATTACATATCTTGAAGAAAGTGAACTCCGCAATATTATTCGTCAACATATTACGGCGGAAGAAGCAGATTTAAACCAAGTAGAAGGCATTGGGGCATTAAATTTTTTCGCACTTGATGAAATTCATGTCATACAAGAAGGTGAAATAATCGACCCTGATTCCATTATTGCTTTACCGACAAAATTGGATCTCCCTATTATTCCAGAGTTAACACAAAGCTCTGATGATCCTTTTCTTAGATTAATCAATAAAACCGATTATCGCTGGATTATATTAACGAACATTGAAGGAGACCCTCTGTTAGCATTAGACGCGGATGGCTTTTCTAGAGCCGCTATATACCAAAAAGAAAATTTTGATCCATACCGTTTTTGCCATCGTCCTGTGGTTATTACCGACGAATCCACTCCCTTAAATGATGCAATGCTCAAGATGAAATTGAATGCGTCAACCGATAAAAATTTCGATGGCGACATTGAACACGATGTTTTATTAATTTGGGGGGATGAGAAACGTATCATTACCGGTGCCGATATCTTTGGTTTATTACTGAAAGGTATGTCATCTGTAGAGAAATAA
- a CDS encoding peptidase M42, which produces MPSDDFIDLLKLLVRQPSVVGAEHSFFRVLQRELEERGAKVTWYEGLLVAQGSDPFSTMFSAHIDRHGLVCTGPNEFQYAAFVSANRTDLLNNSVSEELMSKVTGRFNHEEVYAYEPWSGVYRGKGVIKKSYVCEFRNNLIFEIDGLEGVVAGTPIAFKDQLHLVNNRLEGQLDNVISAAALVHLFDHGFKGTAFFTAQEEAGKSWRYLLEWFRRFGGSTNRLFVVDTSPFPNIEAANKQRLVLREKDANATFNHDSTKLLEALCEKNNISYLYKNRYVEEENTKRAEQGLSPSSLGSTELGRIIAASNGLVDGTTIQIPTIGYHTMHESASVESVDAFIDMLKVVSNI; this is translated from the coding sequence ATGCCTAGTGATGACTTTATCGATCTACTCAAATTACTTGTTCGCCAACCCAGTGTTGTCGGAGCAGAACACTCGTTTTTCCGTGTTTTGCAACGCGAACTAGAAGAGCGAGGGGCGAAAGTCACTTGGTACGAAGGTTTGTTGGTTGCCCAAGGCAGCGATCCGTTCAGCACCATGTTTTCAGCTCATATAGATCGTCACGGTTTAGTATGCACCGGCCCGAACGAATTCCAATACGCGGCGTTTGTTTCGGCTAATCGTACCGACTTACTCAATAACTCGGTATCAGAAGAGTTGATGTCTAAAGTAACAGGACGCTTCAACCATGAAGAAGTGTACGCCTACGAGCCTTGGTCTGGCGTTTATCGTGGTAAAGGCGTGATCAAAAAGTCTTACGTTTGCGAATTTAGAAACAACCTGATTTTTGAAATCGACGGTTTAGAAGGCGTTGTCGCGGGGACGCCAATCGCGTTTAAAGATCAACTTCATCTGGTCAACAACCGTTTGGAAGGCCAGCTCGATAACGTGATTTCAGCAGCCGCCTTGGTTCATTTATTCGATCACGGTTTTAAGGGCACCGCCTTTTTCACCGCTCAAGAAGAAGCAGGTAAAAGCTGGCGTTATTTATTGGAATGGTTCCGCCGTTTTGGTGGTTCAACAAACCGTTTGTTTGTGGTCGACACCAGCCCATTTCCGAACATTGAAGCCGCCAATAAACAACGCCTTGTGTTACGTGAAAAAGACGCTAACGCAACGTTCAACCATGACAGCACCAAGCTACTAGAAGCACTGTGTGAGAAAAATAATATCAGCTATTTGTACAAGAACCGTTATGTAGAAGAGGAAAATACCAAGCGAGCAGAGCAAGGCTTGTCGCCAAGCTCATTGGGCAGTACGGAATTGGGTCGTATTATTGCAGCGTCCAATGGCTTAGTGGATGGCACCACCATACAGATACCAACCATCGGCTATCACACCATGCACGAATCAGCGTCAGTAGAATCGGTCGACGCGTTTATCGATATGCTCAAAGTGGTGTCCAATATTTGA